In the genome of Monodelphis domestica isolate mMonDom1 chromosome 2, mMonDom1.pri, whole genome shotgun sequence, one region contains:
- the ZNF652 gene encoding zinc finger protein 652: MSHTANSCQELVENCAVHVAGMAQEDSHRGQVPSTFYHGANQELDLSTKVYKRESGSPYSVLVDTKMSKPHLHETEEQPFFRETRSVAEVRAVKEDQENSDDLEEEEEEVTYKREQIIVEVNLNNQTLNVSKGEKGVSSQSKETPVLKTSSEEEEEESEEEATDDSNDYEENERQKKKEKRVEKVSVAQRRTRRAASVAATTTSPTPRTTRGRRKSVEPPKRKKKAAKEPKAPVQKAKCEEKETLTCEKCPRVFNTRWYLEKHMNVTHRRMQICDKCGKKFVLESELSLHQQTDCEKNIQCVSCNKSFKKLWSLHEHIKIVHGYAEKKFSCEICEKKFYTMAHVRKHMVAHTKDMPFTCETCGKSFKRSMSLKVHSLQHSGEKPFRCENCDERFQYKYQLRSHMSIHIGHKQFMCQWCGKDFNMKQYFDEHMKTHTGEKPFICEICGKSFTSRPNMKRHRRTHTGEKPYPCDVCGQRFRFSNMLKAHKEKCFRVTSPVNIPPAVQIPLTTSPTTPVPSIVNTPTTPTPPINMNPVSTLPPRPIPHSFSHLHIHPHHPHHLPIPPVPHLPPPPALFKSEPLNHRGQSEDNFLRHLAEKNSSAQHH; encoded by the exons ATGAGCCACACAGCCAATTCTTGCCAAGAGCTGGTTGAAAACTGTGCCGTGCATGTAGCAGGGATGGCACAAGAAGACAGCCATCGTGGTCAAGTGCCATCCACATTTTATCATGGTGCCAACCAAGAACTTGACCTGTCCACCAAAGTGTACAAAAGGGAATCAGGAAGCCCTTATTCTGTGTTAGTGGACACCAAAATGAGCAAACCACATCTCCATGAAACAGAAGAACAACCTTTTTTCAGGGAAACCAGATCAGTGGCCGAAGTACGTGCTGTTAAAGAAGACCAAGAGAACTCTGATGACcttgaagaagaagaggaagaagtaaCTTATAAAAGGGAACAGATTATAGTAGAGGTAAATCTTAACAACCAAACATTAAATGTATCTAAAGGGGAGAAGGGTGTTTCCTCTCAGTCCAAAGAGACTCCAGTTCTTAAAACCAGcagtgaggaagaagaagaagagagtgaggaagaGGCCACTGATGATAGTAATGACTATGAAGAGAATGAACggcaaaagaaaaaggagaagagagtggaGAAAGTCAGTGTTGCACAAAGGAGAACAAGGAGAGCTGCATCAGTTGCAGCAACTACCACTTCCCCTACACCCAGAACAACAAGAGGCCGTAGGAAAAGTGTAGAGCCTCCCAAACGTAAGAAGAAGGCTGCAAAGGAGCCAAAGGCACCAGTGCAGAAAGCTAAGTGTGAAGAGAAAGAGACTTTAACTTGTGAGAAGTGCCCCAGGGTATTTAATACCCGCTGGTACCTGGAGAAGCACATGAATGTCACTCATAGGCGCATGCAGATCTGTGACAAATGTGGCAAGAAGTTTGTCCTGGAAAGTGAGCTGTCCCTTCATCAGCAAACAGACTGTGAAAAAAACATCCAG TGCGTTTCCTGTAACAAATCATTCAAGAAGCTCTGGTCCCTTCATGAACATATCAAGATTGTCCATGGATATGCAGAAAAGAAATTTTCCTGTGAGATTTGTGAGAAGAAGTTCTATACCATGGCTCATGTGCGGAAGCACATGGTTG CACATACAAAAGATATGCCATTTACATGTGAAACCTGTGGAAAGTCATTCAAACGCAGTATGTCACTCAAGGTGCACTCCCTGCAACATTCTGGAGAAAAGCCCTTCAGATGTGAG AACTGTGATGAAAGGTTTCAATACAAGTACCAACTTCGCTCCCACATGAGCATTCACATTGGACACAAACAGTTCATGTGTCAGTGGTGTGGCAAGGACTTCAACATGAAACAGTACTTTGATGAGCACATGAAGACACACACTG GAGAGAAACCTTTTATCTGTGAAATCTGTGGCAAAAGTTTCACCAGCCGCCCAAACATGAAGAGGCATCGCCGAACTCACACAGGCGAGAAGCCCTATCCATGTGATGTGTGTGGCCAGCGGTTTCGCTTCTCCAACATGCTCAAGGCTCACAAGGAGAAGTGTTTTAGGGTTACCAGCCCTGTGAACATCCCACCTGCTGTCCAGATCCCACTTACAACTTCCCCAACCACCCCCGTCCCTTCCATCGTGAACACACCCACAACCCCTACCCCACCAATCAATATGAATCCAGTAAGCACTCTTCCCCCACGGCCCATCCCCCATTCCTTTTCACACCTTCACATTCACCCACATCATCCTCATCACCTTCCTATCCCTCCAGTCCCTCATCTACCCCCACCTCCAGCTCTTTTTAAGAGCGAGCCTTTAAATCATAGAGGCCAGAGTGAGGACAACTTTCTGCGACACCTGGCAGAGAAGAACAGTTCAGCACAACATCATTAA